A genomic window from Gemmatimonadaceae bacterium includes:
- the nuoF gene encoding NADH-quinone oxidoreductase subunit NuoF — protein MTGVKFFMNHEVTETSHTLAAYKARGGYQALEKALKTLQPADVTKEVSNAGLLGHGGAAFPAGRKWGVIKPNDGEPHYVCMNADEGEPGTFKDRWILQHTPHLTLEGLMLASYAIGGRHAFIYIRGEFDLPYRRIQGAVDEAYEAGLLGQNILGTNYSLDVVVYRGAGSYVCGEASAMLASLEGKKGWPRNRPPRLTVKGLYQRPTVVNNVETLANVPVILTLGAEGFRKVGTPKSPGTQMISISGHVNRPGVYEVEYGYSWEQFIFEDCGGIQGGRDLKCIIPGGVSTKILNRDELRGVTLDHNAALKAGSQLGSGGMIAIAEGTCMVRAARNIQRFYHHESCGQCTPCREGMGWMERVLDRIVKGQGRPEDIDRLYGISDANDGTTVCSLGDSAGYAITAILDHYREEFEYFITHKRSMYDGRLAVVDPFEGAVPTPMAPRLAGARA, from the coding sequence GTGACCGGCGTGAAGTTCTTCATGAACCACGAGGTCACCGAGACGTCGCATACGCTGGCCGCGTACAAGGCGCGGGGCGGCTATCAGGCGCTCGAGAAGGCGCTGAAGACGCTGCAGCCGGCAGATGTCACCAAGGAAGTGAGCAACGCCGGCCTCCTCGGGCACGGCGGCGCGGCGTTTCCGGCCGGTCGCAAGTGGGGCGTCATCAAGCCGAACGACGGCGAGCCGCACTACGTCTGCATGAATGCGGACGAAGGCGAGCCCGGGACGTTCAAGGACCGCTGGATTCTGCAGCACACGCCGCATCTGACGCTCGAAGGGTTGATGCTCGCGTCGTATGCGATCGGCGGCCGCCACGCCTTCATCTACATTCGCGGCGAGTTCGATCTGCCGTACCGTCGCATCCAGGGCGCGGTGGACGAGGCCTACGAGGCCGGCCTGCTCGGGCAGAACATCCTGGGCACGAACTACTCGCTGGATGTGGTCGTCTATCGCGGCGCCGGTTCGTACGTCTGCGGCGAAGCGTCGGCGATGCTTGCGTCGCTCGAGGGCAAGAAGGGGTGGCCGCGAAACCGTCCGCCGCGCCTCACGGTGAAGGGGCTCTATCAGCGGCCGACGGTGGTCAACAACGTCGAAACGCTGGCCAACGTCCCGGTCATTCTGACGCTCGGCGCCGAGGGCTTCCGCAAGGTCGGTACCCCCAAGAGCCCGGGGACGCAGATGATCTCCATCTCCGGGCATGTGAACCGCCCCGGGGTGTACGAGGTCGAGTACGGGTACTCCTGGGAGCAGTTCATTTTCGAGGATTGCGGCGGCATTCAGGGCGGGCGCGACCTCAAGTGCATCATCCCCGGTGGTGTCTCCACCAAGATTCTCAATCGCGATGAACTGCGGGGCGTGACGCTCGATCACAACGCCGCGCTGAAGGCCGGTTCGCAGCTCGGCTCCGGCGGTATGATCGCGATTGCCGAGGGCACGTGCATGGTGCGCGCGGCGCGCAACATCCAGCGCTTCTATCACCATGAGTCGTGCGGGCAGTGCACGCCCTGCCGTGAGGGGATGGGCTGGATGGAGCGCGTGCTCGATCGGATCGTGAAGGGGCAGGGGCGACCGGAAGACATCGACCGGCTCTATGGCATTTCGGATGCCAATGACGGCACGACGGTCTGCTCGCTGGGCGACTCGGCCGGCTACGCCATTACGGCCATCCTCGATCATTACCGCGAGGAGTTCGAGTACTTCATCACCCACAAGCGGTCCATGTACGACGGGCGTCTCGCGGTGGTCGATCCCTTCGAGGGCGCGGTGCCCACGCCGATGGCGCCACGACTGGCGGGGGCTCGCGCATGA
- the nuoE gene encoding NADH-quinone oxidoreductase subunit NuoE, translating into MTSIQHLIPEFERWKARYPEGFEGSLTIPCLHRIQQERGYIADSDVDELQAYLGVPRTQIDEVLGFYTMFTREPIGRHHLQVCHTLSCALRGSEGLLRYLTGKLGIEPGETTPDGLFTLSTVECLASCGTAPMMRVNEAYHENLTPAAVDALLEQLSHE; encoded by the coding sequence ATGACCAGCATTCAGCACCTCATCCCCGAGTTCGAGCGCTGGAAGGCGCGCTACCCGGAGGGCTTCGAGGGGTCGCTGACCATCCCGTGCCTGCATCGCATCCAGCAGGAGCGCGGCTACATCGCCGACAGCGATGTGGACGAGCTGCAGGCGTATCTCGGCGTGCCTCGCACCCAGATCGACGAGGTGCTGGGGTTCTACACGATGTTCACGCGCGAGCCCATCGGCCGGCATCACCTGCAGGTGTGCCACACGCTTTCGTGCGCGCTGCGGGGCTCGGAGGGCTTGCTCCGCTATCTCACCGGCAAGTTGGGCATCGAGCCGGGGGAAACGACCCCCGACGGCCTGTTCACGCTGAGCACCGTGGAGTGCCTCGCGAGTTGCGGCACGGCGCCCATGATGCGCGTGAACGAGGCCTACCATGAGAACCTCACGCCGGCGGCGGTGGACGCGCTGCTGGAGCAGTTGAGCCATGAGTGA